In a single window of the Mesorhizobium shangrilense genome:
- a CDS encoding SLC13 family permease, translating to MTSTQLLSFAVIALMMGAFVWGRFRYDLIAATALIVSIAVGIVPFDAAFDGFSDDIVIIVGSALVVSYGVARSGVMEYAVQRYAPSVSSLRAQLALLVIVVTVLSAFVKNIGALAIMIPIAFQFAKRSNASPSVFLMPMAFGSLLGGLLTQVGTSPNIIISRVREEMTGTSFSMFDFTPVAAMLCAAGIVFLLLFYWLVPARSRESASMHEAIDIKNYLVEARVTTDSNLHGKPVGELVKLAEGDAVVTSIMRRGLRIAPLPDTVFSSGDVVLLEGDPEALGRVVSHAKLDLTGDRSVISPKGTEAEAVEAVIGENSPLIGWSAKSFALHERFNVNLLAVSRKDERLTERPAEVRLRLGDVIVLQGSRASMPEVLRTFGCLPLAERPILLGSVRRGIVPILILAAAMGATALGALPISIAFFVAAVGMVALNAVPLREVYGAMDGPILVMLATLIPVSDSLRTSGATDLIAAYLAEVGTALPAYGALALILVCAMAVTPFLNNAATALVMAPIAAGFATGLGYKPEAFLMAVAIGAGCDFLTPIGHQCNTLVMGPGGYRFSDYARLGLPLSILVIVVAVPALILVWPL from the coding sequence GGTTTCAGCGACGATATCGTCATCATCGTGGGCAGCGCGCTCGTGGTCAGCTATGGCGTCGCCCGCTCAGGCGTCATGGAGTACGCGGTGCAGCGCTATGCGCCCAGCGTCTCGTCGCTGCGCGCCCAACTGGCGCTGCTGGTCATCGTGGTCACTGTGCTGTCGGCCTTCGTCAAGAACATCGGAGCGCTGGCGATCATGATCCCCATCGCATTCCAGTTCGCGAAGCGGTCCAACGCATCGCCCTCCGTGTTCCTTATGCCGATGGCGTTCGGTTCGCTGCTGGGCGGGCTTCTGACCCAGGTGGGGACATCGCCGAACATCATCATCTCGCGGGTGCGCGAAGAGATGACCGGGACGTCGTTCAGCATGTTCGATTTCACGCCCGTCGCCGCCATGCTGTGCGCCGCCGGCATCGTGTTCCTCCTGCTGTTCTATTGGCTGGTTCCCGCCCGCTCGCGCGAAAGCGCGTCCATGCACGAGGCCATCGACATCAAGAACTATCTGGTCGAGGCCAGGGTCACGACCGATTCCAACCTGCACGGAAAGCCTGTTGGGGAACTGGTCAAGCTTGCGGAAGGAGACGCGGTCGTCACATCGATCATGCGGCGCGGCTTGCGCATCGCGCCGCTGCCGGACACGGTGTTCAGTTCCGGCGACGTTGTGCTGCTGGAGGGCGACCCCGAGGCGCTGGGGCGCGTTGTCTCCCACGCAAAGCTCGACCTGACCGGCGACCGCAGCGTCATCAGCCCCAAAGGCACCGAGGCCGAGGCTGTGGAAGCCGTCATCGGCGAGAATTCCCCGCTGATCGGATGGTCGGCGAAGAGCTTTGCGCTGCACGAACGCTTCAATGTCAATTTGCTCGCGGTGAGCCGCAAGGATGAACGCCTCACCGAGCGGCCGGCCGAGGTCAGGCTGCGCCTGGGCGACGTGATCGTGCTGCAGGGCAGCCGAGCCTCGATGCCCGAGGTGCTGCGCACCTTCGGCTGCCTGCCGCTCGCCGAGCGACCGATTCTGCTGGGCAGCGTCAGGCGGGGAATCGTGCCCATCCTGATCCTTGCCGCGGCGATGGGCGCCACAGCGCTCGGCGCGCTGCCGATTTCGATCGCCTTCTTCGTTGCAGCGGTCGGTATGGTCGCCCTGAACGCCGTGCCCCTGCGCGAGGTCTACGGTGCGATGGACGGGCCGATCCTCGTGATGCTCGCTACGCTCATTCCGGTGAGCGATTCGCTGAGGACCAGCGGCGCCACCGACCTCATCGCCGCCTATCTGGCGGAAGTCGGAACGGCGCTGCCCGCATATGGCGCGCTGGCGCTCATCCTTGTCTGCGCCATGGCCGTCACGCCGTTCCTCAACAATGCGGCGACCGCGCTGGTCATGGCGCCCATCGCCGCAGGGTTCGCGACAGGCCTGGGCTACAAGCCGGAAGCGTTCCTGATGGCGGTGGCGATCGGCGCCGGCTGCGATTTCCTCACGCCGATCGGACACCAGTGCAACACGCTCGTCATGGGGCCGGGTGGATACCGCTTCTCCGACTACGCGCGGCTCGGCCTGCCGCTGTCGATTCTCGTGATCGTGGTCGCCGTGCCGGCGTTGATCCTGGTGTGGCCGCTGTAG